From the Thamnophis elegans isolate rThaEle1 chromosome 11, rThaEle1.pri, whole genome shotgun sequence genome, one window contains:
- the CHAMP1 gene encoding chromosome alignment-maintaining phosphoprotein 1 — MCSVMQADSRKMDMLKILHKTTERLECDHCNFRGSDYENIQIHMGTIHPEFCDEMDTAGLGKLIFYQKSAKLFHCHKCFFTSKMYCNVYYHITAQHSLSDKQKENQKGVLETESLKKPIFVEPQKPSQSPETQKRTVSPDSQKPAPPELPKSDVGLHSKIQKPTSSTTIEHQKFASVACLEAQKPAPVAPELPNPVSLVSSETLKPPISVTPEPLKPASVDIAEIPKSLPALLLEQQKPMTPTYIETQKTLPVVESEKSASFISSEPQKPIPPVSPEAQKSAQPASPPVVMSETQKFAPAVSPEPRRHSPNVSPEPRKHSPAVSPEPRRHSPAVSPEPRRHSPAVSPELKKPIAGLSTDARRHISQMRRPPSALSPEPRKPDPPLSPDPWRPVPETWRSVGSISHDQQKSITISPWSPKPQTSISLEPRKPASEPRRPGNMMSSESQKFMPDTWKSTPMPESPKSSLASSEPWKPISSVYPEGWKPVLSPDTWRPSPSIAPPAPPPMPAELRKPGPPMSPDIWKQPFFSEQRKPTPSMSSDPWKFSSESRKSPFFPEPQKPTTFVSSELQKRALFPESRKRALFPESKKSVPPVSTDMQKRSFFHEAHIPFPETPKPVVFSESHRPTPVSPDVPKHSFFPDSQKHAVVSPEIQEHAPFSDSQKSPSLSHELLKSPAVSPEIQKHGTFAELQKPSPDSLEKQSFFAEPPKHSLSPEVQKSISSDQKPVQNTDTHKPVEATGMEVHKTINDFSPPAAPVFSDLQTLNESSNKDFFTEHPEGENPFSSLLLPKQQPIQPKEPAEEIYTCPKKKAKKENPEISNTEFNSNESGNTEMETSDIKEQESNSDQEQFDTESPDQNKETKIDATPTPPQCVLQFTEEKEAFISEEEIAKYMKRGKGKYYCKICCCRAMKKGAVLHHLVNKHNVHSPYKCDVCGKAFLLESHLKNHVASHSQSLLKCPRCNFESNFPRGFKKHLTHCQSRHSEEVKKQLDIASEPPNQSQQNEEAGNVPEENAEPSKEFLNELQTE; from the coding sequence ATGTGTAGTGTTATGCAAGCTGACAGTAGAAAAATGGACATGTTGAAGATTTTGCATAAAACAACAGAACGCCTAGAATGCGATCACTGTAATTTCAGAGGCTCTGACTATGAGAATATACAAATTCATATGGGTACAATTCACCCTGAGTTCTGTGATGAAATGGATACTGCAGGATTAGGGAAACTTATATTTTACCAGAAAAGTGCAAAGTTATTTCACTGCCACAAATGCTTTTTTACCAGCAAAATGTACTGTAATGTCTATTATCATATCACGGCACAACACTCATTGTCAGACAAAcagaaggaaaaccagaaaggtGTGTTGGAAACTGAATCCCTCAAAAAGCCTATCTTTGTGGAACCTCAAAAGCCTTCTCAGTCTCCTGAAACACAAAAACGCACTGTGTCTCCCGATTCTCAAAAGCCTGCTCCTCCTGAACTGCCAAAGTCTGATGTGGGACTACATTCTAAGATACAGAAGCCTACTTCATCAACAACCATAGAACATCAAAAGTTTGCTTCAGTTGCATGTTTGGAGGCACAAAAACCTGCTCCTGTTGCACCAGAACTTCCAAATCCTGTTTCACTTGTGTCCTCAGAAACACTGAAACCCCCCATTTCCGTCACTCCAGAACCACTGAAGCCTGCTTCAGTAGATATTGCAGAGATACCAAAATCTCTCCCTGCTTTATTATTAGAGCAACAGAAACCTATGACACCTACATacattgaaactcaaaaaaccctCCCTGTTGTAGAATCAGAAAAATCCGCTTCCTTTATATCATCAGAACCACAGAAACCCATTCCACCTGTATCGCCAGAGGCCCAAAAGTCTGCCCAGCCTGCATCTCCACCTGTGGTTATGTCTGAAACACAGAAATTTGCTCCAGCTGTGTCTCCAGAGCCTCGTAGACACTCTCCAAATGTGTCTCCAGAGCCCCGCAAGCACTCACCAGCTGTATCTCCAGAGCCCCGCAGGCACTCACCAGCTGTATCTCCAGAGCCCCGCAGGCACTCACCGGCTGTATCTCCAGAACTTAAGAAGCCTATTGCTGGTCTATCCACAGACGCTCGTAGGCATATTTCTCAAATGAGGAGGCCTCCTTCAGCACTTTCACCCGAACCACGTAAACCTGACCCTCCACTGTCTCCAGATCCCTGGAGACCTGTTCCAGAAACCTGGCGATCTGTTGGTAGTATTTCACATGATCAGCAGAAATCTATCACTATTTCACCTTGGTCCCCCAAACCTCAGACATCAATATCACTTGAGCCCAGGAAACCTGCTTCAGAACCCCGAAGGCCTGGAAATATGATGTCCTCAGAATCTCAGAAGTTTATGCCGGATACTTGGAAATCTACCCCTATGCCTGAATCTCCAAAATCTAGTCTTGCTTCCTCAGAACCCTGGAAACCCATTTCTTCTGTTTATCCTGAAGGTTGGAAACCTGTTTTGTCTCCTGACACATGGAGGCCGTCACCATCCATAGCACCACCGGCTCCTCCTCCAATGCCTGCAGAACTGAGGAAACCTGGCCCCCCTATGTCACCTGATATTTGGAAACAGCCCTTCTTTTCTGAGCAACGTAAGCCTACCCCTTCTATGTCTTCTGATCCTTGGAAATTTTCCTCCGAGTCCAGAAAATCACCTTTCTTCCCAGAGCCTCAAAAGCCGACTACTTTTGTTTCTTCTGAGTTGCAGAAACGTGCTTTGTTTCCTGAATCCCGAAAACGGGCCCTATTTCCTGAATCCAAAAAATCTGTACCTCCTGTTTCCACAGACATGCAAAAACGTTCCTTCTTCCATGAAGCTCACATACCTTTTCCTGAAACCCCCAAACCGGTTGTATTTTCAGAATCTCATAGACCAACTCCTGTCTCCCCAGATGTCCCAAAACATTCCTTCTTCCCAGATTCTCAGAAACATGCGGTTGTTTCTCCTGAAATCCAGGAGCATGCTCCCTTCTCAGACTCTCAGAAGTCACCTAGTCTCTCACATGAATTGTTGAAGTCTCCTGCAGTTTCTCCTGAAATCCAGAAACATGGTACCTTTGCTGAACTGCAGAAGCCATCTCCTGATTCCCTCGAGAAACAAAGTTTCTTTGCAGAACCCCCAAAACATTCACTTTCACCTGAAGTCCAGAAATCAATTTCTTCAGATCAGAAGCCAGTACAGAATACAGATACCCACAAACCAGTTGAAGCAACAGGCATGGAAGTTCACAAAACTATCAATGATTTCAGTCCACCTGCTGCACCTGTTTTTTCAGACCTGCAGACTCTTAATGAATCCAGTAATAAAGATTTCTTCACTGAGCATCCAGAAGGAGAAAATCCATTCAGTAGTTTGTTACTTCCAAAACAACAGCCCATACAACCCAAGGAACCTGCAGAAGAAATATATACCTGTCCAAAGAAAAAAGCCAAGAAAGAAAATCCTGAGATTTCTAATACAGAGTTTAATAGTAATGAAAGTGGAAATACTGAGATGGAAACATCAGACATAAAGGAACAGGAATCCAACAGTGATCAGGAACAATTTGATACAGAGTCTCCTGACCAAAATAAAGAAACTAAAATTGATGCTACTCCTACTCCGCCTCAGTGTGTGTTGCAGTTTACAGAAGAGAAGGAAGCTTTCATCTCAGAAGAAGAGATAGCAAAATATATGAAGCGTGGCAAAGGGAAATACTATTGTAAAATCTGTTGCTGCCGGGCTATGAAAAAGGGAGCTGTTTTGCACCATTTGGTTAATAAACATAATGTGCATAGCCCATACAAATGTGATGTGTGTGGAAAGGCATTTCTTTTGGAATCTCACCTTAAGAATCATGTTGCTTCTCATAGTCAGAGTTTGCTTAAATGTCCACGTTGCAATTTTGAGTCCAATTTCCCTAGAGGGTTTAAGAAACATCTAACCCATTGCCAAAGCCGCCATAGTGAAGAAGTAAAAAAACAGTTGGATATTGCTTCTGAGCCACCTAATCAGAGCCAGCAGAATGAAGAAGCTGGTAATGTGCCAGAGGAGAATGCTGAACCATCAAAAGAATTCCTTAATGAACTGCAAACTGAATGA